A stretch of Dehalococcoidales bacterium DNA encodes these proteins:
- a CDS encoding type ISP restriction/modification enzyme yields the protein NGDMRLSARLGTPTKDCKIKRDKEGIAAVTTLFANFLSHRAEKVGTPKELAEKMARLAHMVRELIIEAFNKEEENGALHVQLTAFRENLIPDLSPGQFADMYAQTIAYGLFAARCTAPESRTFTRQNAAYLLPKTNPFLRKLFNNIAGPDLDDRISWLVDDLAQVLAQADMEAVLKNFGKHSGKEDPVVHFYETFLKAYDPKVREMRGVYYTPEPVVSYIVRSIDYLLKTRFDKPQGLADEDTFILDPATGTATFLYNVINEIHQSFGGQEGMWNDYVAEKLLKRIFGFELLMAPYAVAHLKLGLLLQETGYKFHSDERLGIYLTNTLDEAIKHTETLFSQWISEEANAAADIKKEKPIMVVLGNPPYSGSSANNGEWIRRLIETYKTVDGKPLGEKNPKMLQDDYVKFIRFGQWRIEKTGQGILGFITNHGYIDNITFRGMRQSLMNTFTDIYILNLHGNSKKKEVAPDGGKDENVFDIQQGVSIGIFVKEQGKDVPAKVHYADLWGLREGKYKSLFESDMASTEWTELEPGSPYYFFIQRNETDLDEYMQGWKVNDIFLINNAGLFTSRDKLTIHSSRKEVDDTIHNFVSLLPEEARNKYQLGEDVDDWKVSLAQKDLQDTGLKNELIVPILYRPFDVRYTYYTGKSRGFHCRPRGDVMKHMILGDNLALMSMRQVALNESYTHFGVTRFISDNRAFYSNKGYEYLFPLYLYPAEGEMNFDGNERRPNLNADFIKELEGKLGLQFIDDGKGDLIETFGPEDIFNYAYAIFHSPTYRTRYAEFLKIDFPRLPLTSDKGLFKSLAEKGGELVSLHLMEAPALNTPITKYPIDGSHKVEKVAYDEKNQRVYINKTQYFEGVPTEVWDFHIGGYQVCHKWLKDRRGRTLSYDELVHYQKIVIALKETIRLMKEIDEIIPSWPMG from the coding sequence TAAACGGCGATATGCGTTTATCCGCCCGTTTGGGAACGCCGACTAAAGACTGCAAAATCAAGCGTGATAAAGAAGGCATTGCCGCAGTCACCACGCTTTTTGCTAATTTTTTATCTCACAGAGCCGAAAAAGTGGGCACTCCTAAAGAACTGGCAGAGAAAATGGCGCGGCTGGCGCATATGGTTCGCGAACTGATTATCGAGGCTTTTAACAAGGAAGAGGAAAACGGTGCGCTTCACGTCCAACTGACTGCATTTAGGGAAAACCTGATTCCCGATTTATCGCCCGGGCAATTTGCCGATATGTATGCCCAGACAATCGCCTATGGCTTGTTTGCCGCACGCTGCACTGCCCCGGAAAGCAGGACTTTTACCCGTCAAAACGCCGCTTATCTGCTGCCGAAAACCAATCCGTTCCTGCGTAAACTGTTCAATAACATTGCAGGGCCGGATTTGGATGACCGCATATCGTGGCTGGTGGATGATTTGGCGCAGGTTTTAGCGCAGGCGGATATGGAAGCCGTTTTAAAGAACTTTGGCAAGCACAGCGGAAAAGAAGACCCCGTTGTGCATTTTTACGAAACCTTTTTGAAAGCGTACGACCCGAAAGTGCGGGAGATGCGCGGTGTTTACTACACCCCCGAACCGGTCGTTTCCTACATCGTGCGCTCGATTGACTACCTGTTGAAAACCCGCTTTGACAAGCCGCAGGGTTTAGCTGATGAGGATACTTTTATTCTCGACCCGGCAACAGGCACGGCAACATTTTTATACAACGTGATTAACGAAATTCATCAATCCTTTGGCGGACAGGAAGGCATGTGGAACGATTATGTTGCCGAAAAGTTATTGAAACGCATTTTCGGCTTCGAGCTACTAATGGCACCTTATGCCGTAGCGCATTTGAAGCTGGGTTTGCTTTTGCAGGAAACCGGCTACAAATTCCACAGCGATGAAAGGCTGGGTATTTACCTGACCAATACGCTGGATGAGGCAATCAAGCACACCGAAACGCTGTTTTCACAGTGGATAAGCGAAGAAGCCAACGCCGCCGCTGATATTAAAAAGGAAAAGCCGATTATGGTGGTGCTGGGCAATCCGCCGTATTCGGGAAGTTCAGCTAATAATGGCGAATGGATAAGACGGCTTATAGAAACCTACAAGACCGTTGACGGTAAACCGCTTGGAGAAAAGAACCCCAAGATGTTACAGGACGACTATGTTAAATTCATTCGCTTTGGGCAGTGGCGAATTGAAAAAACAGGTCAGGGAATATTAGGATTTATTACCAATCATGGCTACATCGATAATATTACCTTTCGGGGTATGCGCCAGTCTTTAATGAACACCTTTACAGATATTTATATTCTTAACTTGCACGGCAACTCCAAGAAGAAAGAGGTTGCCCCCGATGGCGGCAAGGACGAAAACGTTTTCGATATTCAGCAAGGTGTATCGATTGGTATTTTTGTTAAAGAACAAGGGAAAGATGTCCCAGCTAAAGTGCATTATGCCGATTTATGGGGCTTACGCGAGGGGAAATATAAGAGTTTGTTTGAAAGTGATATGGCTTCAACTGAATGGACAGAGCTTGAACCTGGCAGCCCTTATTACTTTTTTATACAAAGAAATGAAACGGACTTGGACGAATATATGCAGGGCTGGAAAGTAAACGATATATTCTTAATTAATAATGCAGGGTTATTTACCTCTAGGGATAAGTTGACTATTCACAGTTCAAGAAAAGAGGTAGATGATACAATACATAATTTTGTTTCACTTTTACCGGAAGAGGCTCGTAATAAATATCAACTTGGTGAAGATGTTGATGATTGGAAGGTCTCATTAGCACAGAAAGATCTACAAGATACTGGCCTTAAAAATGAACTGATAGTTCCAATATTATATAGGCCATTTGATGTTCGTTATACGTATTATACTGGTAAGTCCAGAGGCTTTCACTGTAGACCGCGTGGTGACGTAATGAAACATATGATATTAGGCGATAATCTAGCACTAATGTCTATGCGACAGGTAGCTCTTAACGAATCTTACACTCATTTTGGTGTTACTCGTTTCATATCTGATAATAGAGCTTTTTATAGTAATAAGGGATATGAATATCTTTTCCCCCTCTACCTCTACCCCGCCGAGGGCGAAATGAACTTCGACGGCAATGAACGCCGTCCCAATCTGAATGCTGATTTTATAAAGGAACTGGAAGGGAAGCTGGGGCTTCAATTTATCGATGACGGCAAAGGTGACCTTATAGAAACCTTTGGCCCCGAAGACATCTTCAACTACGCTTATGCCATTTTTCATTCACCGACCTATCGCACCCGCTATGCCGAATTCCTTAAAATAGATTTCCCCCGCTTGCCGTTGACTTCCGACAAGGGGCTTTTCAAGTCTTTAGCCGAAAAGGGAGGGGAACTGGTATCTCTGCACCTTATGGAAGCGCCGGCATTGAATACTCCTATAACCAAATATCCAATCGACGGCTCTCATAAAGTCGAAAAAGTAGCCTATGATGAGAAAAATCAGCGTGTTTATATCAATAAAACGCAGTATTTCGAGGGCGTGCCTACGGAAGTGTGGGATTTCCACATCGGCGGTTATCAGGTCTGCCACAAGTGGCTGAAAGACAGGAGAGGCAGAACCCTGAGTTACGATGAACTTGTTCACTATCAAAAAATAGTTATCGCCTTAAAAGAAACCATTCGGCTGATGAAAGAGATTGATGAAATAATTCCGAGTTGGCCGATGGGGTAG
- the dtd gene encoding D-aminoacyl-tRNA deacylase, translated as MKALIQRVTSANVKISGEEVGSIGSGLCVFVGVAAEDTVKDVEYLVQKTIGLRIFADESGKFNLSVLDVKGELLLVSQFTLIADTKKGKRPSFIGAAPPDDAERLFNEFVRQAKDSGLKVDTGRFQQYMLVDIQNDGPVTIMLDSRDKF; from the coding sequence ATGAAAGCATTAATCCAAAGAGTAACCTCGGCAAATGTCAAAATCTCCGGCGAAGAGGTCGGCAGTATCGGAAGCGGCTTATGTGTCTTTGTCGGTGTGGCGGCTGAAGATACCGTTAAAGATGTCGAATATCTGGTGCAAAAAACAATCGGTTTACGCATTTTTGCTGACGAATCCGGGAAGTTTAACCTTTCGGTGCTTGATGTAAAAGGGGAGTTGCTGCTTGTGAGCCAGTTTACCTTGATTGCCGATACCAAAAAAGGCAAAAGACCCAGTTTTATCGGCGCCGCTCCTCCCGATGATGCGGAACGTCTGTTTAACGAGTTTGTGAGGCAGGCTAAAGACAGCGGATTAAAGGTGGATACCGGCAGGTTTCAGCAATATATGCTGGTAGATATCCAGAACGACGGGCCGGTAACGATTATGCTTGACAGCAGGGATAAGTTTTAA
- a CDS encoding Fur family transcriptional regulator has product MAKPGEILSKLTEQGYRITPQRIMILEAVENADDHISAEEILTLVCIQYPNVNISTVYRTLELLKQLELVTETDFGDGRVRYHSIRKGSHHHLVCQNCGGIMDMEESVFDSLKETILRDYSFDADIQHQAIFGTCKKCR; this is encoded by the coding sequence ATGGCTAAACCGGGTGAAATATTAAGCAAATTAACCGAACAAGGGTACAGAATAACCCCTCAGCGAATTATGATTTTGGAGGCGGTCGAAAACGCCGATGACCATATCAGTGCCGAGGAGATTTTAACGCTGGTCTGTATTCAATATCCGAACGTCAACATTTCCACCGTTTACCGCACGCTTGAGCTTCTAAAGCAACTGGAGCTTGTAACCGAAACCGATTTCGGTGACGGGCGTGTGCGTTATCACAGTATCAGAAAGGGAAGCCATCATCATCTCGTTTGTCAGAATTGCGGCGGGATTATGGACATGGAAGAATCCGTTTTTGATTCGTTAAAAGAAACAATTCTTAGGGATTACAGCTTTGATGCCGATATTCAACATCAGGCAATATTCGGTACCTGCAAAAAATGCCGATAG
- a CDS encoding DNA internalization-related competence protein ComEC/Rec2, translating to MVLLCLGISWIIGIVIGLNFDLPPVLILTGLLPLPLLFLKKHRKQIILAAIFITALFSASFWAHNALPKDDWSYINYFNDKGTVIVSGVIGDDPDIREASTRLFVKTSLVEINGTQFEVEGNVLVFVPRYPAYSYGDKLKLSGELKTPPVFDGFDYAAYLSHENIYSTMLYPQTELIETEQGFSPLKQIYLLRGKLSQSLAKVLPEPQASLARAMLLGIRSGIPDDLKQDFSLTGTAHLLAISGLHTGIVAGLMIAIGLALFGRKNYLYVWLALGVIWLYAVLTGLQAPVVRSVIMASIFLAAELTGRQRNAITALVFAAAIMAACDPQVLYTASFQMSFAAMGGLIFVLPPLQNVGKKLIGKLTIKSTGILSFLNVVYDGLAVSFAALVGVLPLIAYYFGIVSTVSSIATLLVLPVLAAIIILGTLTAFSGLFFLPLSQFLGWLLWLILSYMILIVKGFGGLSLAYFEVSGFGLVYLWGYYIAVAIVIWLGNKYKFGVKTEDNKTELSQLSLAKNSPKEKTNQAFFLRRPFKFAAVTIIVVTVFSIIIASSAPDHNLHVSFLDVGQGDAVLIQKGSTQILVDGGPERQLINLELSRKMPFWDRTIELVILTHPHDDHITGQTEVLQRYKVGHILTTDSASGIPVYKEWAELISANNIPLTFAQSGQQIVFDGVIIDIINPQQAYFTNTGADADNNGIVMTVTFGETVFLLTADTGKYTELELIKDRLIPQVTVLKVGHHGSKTSSSAEFLNVCRPQIAVISVGEANKYGHPDTEVSDRLADMVGEENIYRTDINGTIEFISDGTNLWLVADYW from the coding sequence ATGGTTTTACTTTGCCTCGGTATTAGCTGGATAATCGGCATTGTAATCGGTCTGAACTTTGACCTGCCGCCGGTATTGATTTTAACCGGTCTTTTGCCTCTCCCTCTCTTATTTTTGAAAAAGCACCGTAAACAAATAATTTTAGCCGCAATTTTTATAACGGCTCTCTTTTCCGCCTCTTTTTGGGCACATAATGCCCTCCCCAAAGACGATTGGAGCTATATTAACTATTTTAACGATAAGGGAACCGTAATCGTAAGCGGGGTTATTGGCGATGACCCGGATATCAGGGAGGCCAGCACCCGATTATTTGTTAAAACCTCTTTGGTTGAAATTAACGGAACGCAATTTGAGGTAGAAGGCAATGTACTTGTTTTTGTTCCGAGATACCCCGCTTACAGCTACGGAGACAAGTTAAAACTATCGGGCGAGCTTAAAACACCTCCGGTCTTTGACGGCTTTGATTATGCCGCCTATTTATCGCACGAAAATATCTATTCGACAATGCTCTACCCCCAAACGGAGCTAATTGAAACCGAACAAGGGTTTTCACCGCTTAAGCAAATCTACTTACTGAGAGGCAAGCTTTCGCAATCTTTGGCAAAGGTTTTACCCGAACCGCAGGCGTCACTGGCACGGGCGATGCTGTTGGGGATTCGAAGCGGCATTCCGGACGATTTAAAGCAAGATTTTTCCTTAACCGGAACTGCTCATTTGCTTGCGATATCGGGGTTGCACACCGGAATCGTGGCGGGGTTAATGATTGCGATCGGCCTTGCGCTTTTTGGGCGCAAAAACTATCTCTATGTTTGGCTTGCGCTGGGGGTTATTTGGTTATATGCCGTTCTAACCGGATTACAGGCGCCGGTTGTCAGAAGTGTGATTATGGCAAGCATATTTTTAGCGGCTGAGCTTACCGGGCGTCAGCGTAATGCCATAACCGCCCTTGTCTTTGCTGCCGCAATTATGGCCGCCTGCGATCCGCAAGTGCTTTATACCGCCTCGTTTCAAATGAGCTTTGCGGCAATGGGCGGCTTAATTTTTGTGCTTCCCCCGCTGCAAAACGTCGGTAAAAAACTAATCGGCAAGTTAACGATTAAATCCACCGGTATTCTGTCGTTTTTAAATGTTGTCTATGACGGGCTGGCGGTTAGTTTTGCGGCACTGGTCGGAGTGCTGCCGCTAATCGCTTACTATTTCGGAATCGTTTCAACCGTAAGCTCAATAGCTACCTTATTGGTACTGCCGGTGCTGGCCGCAATTATAATACTGGGAACGCTGACGGCATTTAGCGGCCTGTTTTTCCTTCCTCTATCGCAATTTTTGGGTTGGCTGCTATGGTTAATCCTTTCTTACATGATTTTAATTGTAAAAGGCTTTGGCGGGCTTTCCCTTGCGTATTTTGAAGTTTCTGGTTTCGGCCTCGTTTACTTGTGGGGATATTACATAGCAGTTGCAATCGTAATTTGGCTGGGGAATAAGTACAAATTCGGGGTAAAAACAGAGGACAACAAAACAGAGCTCTCGCAATTAAGCCTTGCCAAAAACAGCCCGAAGGAAAAAACAAATCAGGCATTCTTTCTGCGCCGCCCGTTTAAATTTGCGGCGGTTACGATAATTGTTGTTACTGTTTTTAGCATTATTATCGCAAGCTCGGCTCCGGACCATAACTTGCATGTTTCTTTTTTGGATGTCGGGCAAGGGGATGCCGTTTTAATTCAAAAAGGGAGCACCCAAATACTGGTTGACGGCGGACCCGAAAGGCAGCTTATTAATCTGGAACTAAGCCGCAAAATGCCTTTCTGGGACAGAACGATTGAACTGGTAATTTTAACCCATCCTCATGACGACCATATAACCGGGCAAACCGAAGTGTTGCAAAGATATAAGGTTGGGCATATTTTAACCACCGATTCCGCCAGCGGCATACCGGTTTATAAGGAATGGGCAGAGCTGATTAGCGCAAATAACATCCCGCTAACTTTTGCCCAAAGCGGACAACAAATTGTTTTCGACGGGGTAATTATCGATATAATCAACCCGCAACAGGCTTATTTTACAAATACCGGCGCCGACGCCGATAACAACGGTATTGTTATGACCGTTACTTTTGGAGAAACCGTATTTTTACTGACTGCGGATACCGGTAAATACACCGAACTGGAACTGATTAAAGATCGTCTGATTCCTCAGGTAACCGTCCTAAAAGTAGGCCACCACGGTTCCAAAACATCCTCTTCGGCGGAGTTTTTAAACGTTTGCCGGCCCCAAATTGCCGTTATTTCGGTGGGAGAGGCTAACAAATACGGACATCCCGATACAGAGGTTTCCGACCGTCTGGCGGACATGGTTGGAGAAGAGAATATTTACCGTACGGATATTAACGGCACAATCGAATTTATAAGCGACGGAACAAACCTTTGGTTAGTGGCCGATTACTGGTAA
- a CDS encoding ComEA family DNA-binding protein yields the protein MFKNVSCISVAILAFLIVLLFSLFGCNSTPKTPLTFTASPEKEIVGYIYIGGEVYNPGYYPLTAADSVATLINAAGGNANNSENLQIELIINKTDNTAQKVNINRAEAWLLEALPGIGKTRANAIIQYRNDNGNFKNVNELLKVEGIGQSTFDNIKELITVGN from the coding sequence ATGTTCAAAAACGTCTCTTGTATTTCCGTTGCGATTCTTGCTTTTTTAATTGTTCTTCTTTTTTCTCTTTTCGGGTGCAACAGCACCCCTAAAACACCACTTACTTTTACCGCTTCCCCCGAGAAAGAGATTGTCGGATATATCTATATCGGCGGAGAGGTTTATAACCCCGGCTATTACCCGCTAACCGCCGCCGATTCCGTTGCAACACTGATTAATGCCGCCGGAGGGAATGCCAATAATTCCGAAAACCTGCAAATTGAACTGATTATCAACAAAACCGATAACACCGCTCAAAAAGTAAACATCAACCGCGCCGAAGCCTGGTTATTGGAAGCGTTGCCCGGAATTGGTAAAACGCGAGCCAATGCCATTATTCAATATCGCAACGATAACGGTAATTTCAAAAACGTTAACGAACTGCTAAAAGTGGAAGGCATCGGGCAAAGCACTTTTGATAACATCAAGGAACTGATTACCGTAGGTAACTAA
- a CDS encoding TrkH family potassium uptake protein, translated as MRIKAVLHYLGLIIVIVGAAMVIPLLWSLAAKEPQAIAAFAASMAISILTGLILWHFIKVKEKNISRSEAVTLVAFGWISISLFGALPYVLCGALPNFLDAFFESVSGFTTTGATVLADIDAQFKGLLIWRSLTQWLGGMGIIMLFVALLPLLGIGAARLAEAEWTGGKQEERPTSRMRDTAKALWIIYMGMTILEFILLKIAGLSVFDSTVVTLSTIPSGGFAAYNLSIGAYNSLFVEGIILFFMIASGINFGLYYFLLWKKKPQRLLKNPEFRFYILLLCLAAIIINLDLIINMGLSIGDAIRYGGFQTAAVMSTTGFFTADFNLWPPLSKAILLFLMVSGASAGSTSGALKVVRILLLAKYAYRQIKIVFNPSAVIPLKLGGNIIPENIVNKTIGMAIIYFSVAVTGFLIMSGLGLDTVTALSSVIASLGNIGPGLGMVGPIENYAAIPAVGKGTLIFCMIAGRLEFFTILMLFLPAFWRWK; from the coding sequence ATGAGAATTAAAGCTGTCTTACATTATCTGGGTTTAATAATTGTCATTGTCGGGGCGGCAATGGTCATTCCTTTGCTGTGGAGCCTTGCCGCCAAAGAACCGCAGGCAATAGCGGCATTTGCCGCTTCGATGGCAATCAGTATCTTAACCGGTTTGATATTATGGCATTTTATTAAAGTTAAAGAGAAAAACATCAGCCGCAGCGAAGCCGTAACATTGGTTGCTTTCGGCTGGATATCCATTTCGCTCTTTGGCGCTCTCCCCTATGTGCTATGTGGGGCACTACCCAATTTTTTGGATGCCTTTTTTGAATCGGTATCCGGTTTTACGACAACCGGAGCAACCGTACTAGCCGATATTGATGCGCAATTTAAAGGGCTTCTGATATGGCGCTCCCTAACCCAATGGCTGGGGGGTATGGGTATTATTATGCTCTTTGTTGCCTTACTGCCGCTCCTCGGAATCGGTGCTGCCCGGCTTGCCGAAGCGGAATGGACCGGCGGAAAACAAGAGGAACGCCCCACTTCACGGATGCGTGATACCGCCAAAGCACTGTGGATAATCTATATGGGGATGACGATTTTAGAGTTTATCCTTTTAAAAATTGCTGGGCTATCGGTATTTGACAGTACGGTAGTCACGCTCAGCACAATCCCTTCCGGCGGATTTGCCGCCTATAATTTAAGTATCGGCGCTTATAATAGTCTGTTTGTCGAAGGAATTATTCTCTTTTTTATGATTGCCTCGGGAATCAACTTCGGCTTGTACTATTTTTTACTTTGGAAGAAAAAACCGCAAAGGCTGCTCAAAAACCCCGAGTTTCGCTTCTATATTTTATTGCTTTGTCTGGCGGCAATAATAATCAATTTGGATTTAATTATCAATATGGGTCTTTCAATCGGAGATGCCATAAGATATGGGGGTTTTCAAACCGCAGCGGTTATGTCCACTACCGGTTTTTTTACCGCCGATTTCAACCTATGGCCGCCCCTTTCAAAGGCAATTTTGCTCTTTTTAATGGTAAGCGGGGCTTCGGCAGGTTCAACCAGCGGGGCGCTTAAAGTCGTTCGTATTTTACTGCTGGCAAAGTACGCATATCGTCAGATTAAAATTGTCTTTAACCCGAGCGCGGTAATTCCGTTAAAACTGGGCGGCAATATTATCCCCGAAAACATTGTTAATAAAACGATCGGCATGGCAATTATTTATTTTTCGGTTGCCGTAACCGGCTTTTTGATAATGAGCGGGCTTGGACTGGATACCGTCACCGCCCTCTCATCGGTAATCGCCAGCCTCGGTAACATCGGACCCGGATTGGGAATGGTCGGCCCTATCGAAAACTATGCGGCAATTCCCGCTGTCGGAAAAGGCACCCTTATTTTCTGCATGATTGCCGGACGGCTCGAATTTTTTACAATCCTGATGTTATTCCTGCCCGCTTTCTGGCGCTGGAAATAG
- the trkA gene encoding Trk system potassium transporter TrkA — MYIIIAGGGIIGSHIASLLVQEGYEVTVLEQSETALRSLQGRLDIKTIRGNSANPKTLKEAEIERADLVLAVTNNDETNMITCYMAKEMGAVTTAARIRNPEYSGYIVAPAKVPSAPRKIVRSKSLGIDVFINPELEAAEKITETLSGFYSTPVENFANGLVQIREFKIENEALVSQKPSALPLPQPSMIVAAVHRGEIVAVDDNFTLSEGDSLYIAVTADNMGELGKIFIQKMRTARRVVVLGGSRIGQLIASKLQRNGVKVKIIEPNLELCQELATQLENVDILNGDGTDRAFLIEQGVSSADAFVAVSKNEEINILSALLAKTLGVPRVMIAVSKPGYVPLAEAIGIDVAAVPTILAANKIIRFVLHGGVITASLIESGKLEIIEFVSSAQAATTGKMISEITFPKETTVIAIVHNETIFMPPEDKIIKPGDHVIIATPPESLQAIEKLFK, encoded by the coding sequence GTGTATATTATTATCGCCGGCGGCGGAATTATCGGGTCGCATATTGCTTCTCTGTTGGTTCAGGAAGGATACGAAGTAACTGTCTTGGAACAATCGGAAACGGCATTAAGAAGCCTGCAAGGACGGCTTGATATTAAAACAATCAGGGGGAACTCAGCCAATCCCAAAACATTAAAGGAAGCGGAAATCGAGCGCGCAGACCTGGTGCTGGCGGTAACCAATAACGACGAAACCAATATGATAACCTGCTATATGGCAAAGGAAATGGGAGCCGTTACTACCGCTGCCAGAATCCGCAACCCCGAATACTCCGGTTATATTGTAGCACCCGCAAAGGTACCGTCCGCTCCGCGCAAAATTGTGCGCTCCAAAAGCCTTGGCATCGATGTTTTTATTAATCCCGAACTGGAAGCGGCCGAGAAAATAACGGAAACCCTTTCCGGATTCTACTCCACCCCAGTTGAAAACTTCGCTAACGGGCTGGTTCAAATCAGGGAGTTTAAAATCGAAAACGAAGCGCTGGTATCTCAAAAACCGAGCGCTCTCCCCCTGCCGCAGCCAAGTATGATTGTTGCCGCCGTGCATCGGGGCGAAATTGTTGCGGTTGATGATAACTTCACTCTAAGCGAAGGAGACAGCCTCTATATCGCCGTTACCGCCGATAATATGGGAGAACTCGGCAAAATTTTTATTCAAAAAATGCGAACGGCCCGAAGGGTTGTGGTTTTAGGCGGCAGCCGTATCGGGCAGCTTATTGCCTCCAAACTGCAAAGAAACGGGGTTAAAGTAAAGATTATCGAACCGAACCTTGAACTCTGCCAAGAGCTTGCGACCCAACTCGAAAACGTTGATATTTTAAACGGCGACGGAACCGACCGCGCTTTCTTAATCGAACAAGGGGTATCGTCCGCGGATGCCTTTGTTGCCGTTTCCAAAAATGAAGAGATTAATATTCTCAGCGCCCTTTTGGCAAAAACACTCGGTGTTCCGCGCGTTATGATTGCGGTTAGCAAACCCGGATATGTACCTCTGGCAGAGGCAATCGGAATTGATGTTGCCGCCGTACCGACAATTTTGGCCGCCAATAAAATTATCCGTTTTGTGCTTCATGGCGGGGTGATTACGGCATCTTTGATTGAAAGCGGAAAACTGGAAATAATTGAGTTTGTAAGCTCTGCACAAGCTGCAACCACCGGTAAAATGATATCGGAAATAACCTTCCCCAAAGAAACAACGGTAATAGCAATTGTTCACAACGAAACTATTTTTATGCCGCCCGAAGATAAAATTATAAAACCGGGTGATCATGTTATTATTGCCACACCGCCGGAATCGCTTCAAGCAATCGAAAAACTCTTTAAGTAA
- a CDS encoding DUF47 family protein — protein MCRGRGCYLAKFSFKPRENKFFDLFKQGASNMSEAARALEDLLKNWEDVDAKMAYITELEHRGDALTHEVAATLYRTFITPFDREDIAELAHVMDDVVDFIHATTEYISIYKITGTTQRANELAEIIVQAVDEIEKAIICLSDGSDLKRVIDHCVEINRLENKADAVYRAALGELFEESKDAKHIIKWREVYEHMETATDRCEDVANVLEGVALKNA, from the coding sequence GTGTGCCGGGGAAGAGGTTGCTATTTGGCTAAGTTTTCATTTAAGCCTCGCGAAAACAAGTTTTTTGATCTGTTCAAACAAGGTGCCTCTAATATGTCTGAAGCTGCCAGGGCTTTGGAAGACCTCCTCAAGAATTGGGAGGATGTTGATGCCAAAATGGCTTATATTACCGAATTGGAACATAGAGGCGATGCCTTAACCCATGAAGTTGCCGCAACTTTGTACCGTACTTTTATTACCCCCTTCGATCGTGAAGATATTGCCGAGCTGGCACATGTAATGGATGATGTTGTCGATTTTATCCATGCTACTACGGAATACATCAGTATTTATAAAATAACCGGGACGACGCAACGGGCCAATGAATTGGCGGAAATAATCGTTCAAGCCGTTGATGAAATCGAAAAAGCGATTATATGCCTTAGTGACGGCTCAGACTTAAAACGAGTTATTGATCATTGCGTTGAAATCAATCGCCTTGAAAATAAAGCCGATGCGGTTTATCGTGCCGCTTTGGGGGAGTTATTCGAAGAAAGCAAGGATGCCAAGCACATTATTAAATGGCGTGAAGTTTACGAACATATGGAGACAGCAACCGACCGATGCGAAGATGTCGCCAATGTGCTTGAAGGTGTGGCGTTAAAGAATGCCTGA